In Colletotrichum higginsianum IMI 349063 chromosome 1, whole genome shotgun sequence, the DNA window ACTCGCCGCGGTTTGCCCCGTCCCGATCATgaaaataataataatagtgGTGTGCGATGACCCTCATGAGgcgggaaaaaaaaagcaagaAAAGAAATGCCGATCAAGTCCCTAGGCATGCTATCCGAGCATATTGGGCTGCGCCAGGCCCTCCGAAAAACGCCGTTTTCTATGCATATGTCCCGTGGCGTCCAATTGGTAAACGCCGTAAAATCGTTTCTGAAAATCATCATTCCGTCTGCCTGAAACATGATACCGAGGCAGAAGTTGCCGTCTTCGTTTCATGGTGCACATGCTGTTATCTGGGTGACCGAGGAGGGTTGTTTGGCAGCTCCGCCGGCATATTCTCCTCACCACGCCCATCGTTCAACTCGACCGGCGATTGCATAGTGCCGggcgccgggggcggcggctgtGGGCGTTGTTGTGGCGGTTGCCCGGGATGTGCGCTACCCGGGGGCGGTGGCGAGTATACACCCGGGAGGTCCGACTTGGTGGGTGCCACTGGGGTCACCATGGGAAACTGGGGCGAGCCCATGTTGCTGCCGGACTGGCCGGTATGCTGGGACGCGATGGGGACCTGCTGCTGGTACATGCCGTAGTTCTGGGCCGGCCAGACACCGCCCTCGGGAGGCGGTTGTTGCTGAGGGGGCTGCGGCGGCCATTGGCTGCTGGGGAAGTAGGCCGGTTGAAATCCGTGGGGTGGGACGGAGTTCGGCGGCGAAGGGTTCGTTTGCGAGTGCGGCGATTGCGTGTACGGCGGTTGGCCGTAGTAGTGGTAGGCGTGAGTGTGGTGAGGAGGGTACTGGCTGTTCCAGTGGATGTAAGTAGGGACGGCGGATGTCATCTGCGGCGACGCGATCATTTTGTCTCCCTCGGCCTGAATCGTCTTCTGCGAATCGGTCGTGCTGGGCGCTTTTTCCAGGTTTGCCTTGCGCAGAGCATGCAGGGCGCGGCCTGGGGACGGTCAGTCAAGATcgagagggggaggggtaaGCATCCTCAGTCAAGCAGATATATCTTAACaacagagggaaaggggggaggggggcacgCACCAAAAACACTAATGGTGATGACAAAAAGCACAAAGTTGACGACGGACGTGGCGGTGCCGGCAAAGGTGGCAGCAACAAAGCCGTCGGCAAAAGGCTCAACATTCATCTTGTAGTAGACCTCGTATTTTGGCCCAAAGGTCACGATGAAGGCGTCGAGGGAATCGAGATCGTCAGCATGGCTGGCCAACAGGGCCATGGTGATGAGCCAGAAGACGACGGTGAGCAACTCGAGACCGCTGCGCAGGACGGGTCAGTGAGGGAACGTTGCGATACGTGCGAggaggggatggggatgTGGCCTACAGATGCACCCAGCAGTTGTACATGATGGGAATGAACATAACGGCAACGCCCAACCAGGTCAAGTAGGAGAAGGTCCAGGCGAATGCGAACCACGAAAAGGCTACGGTCAAAATCAGCATCGAGACACAAGTaagagggcgaggcgggGTGGTGATGTGACGTACGGAAACCCTCTGTGCCGCTGAAGGACTATATCACGAAACAAACAAGCACAGGGTCAGCAACAGATCAAACATAAAAAGCCAACAGGGGTGGCGACAAATGTGGTTGAAGCGGGAATGAGGGGCATACCGTTATCCTACGATATCCCGTCGCCTTTTGCATGGTGGTGAGGCCGAAGATGGTGATGCCTAACGTCGCAATGGCGAGAACCTAGTGTTACAAAGAGGGGTCAGCATCTCGTCGGCTCGCGGCAATGTATCGGGTCTTTGACATGTCTGTCGGCTTGGAGCGTTGAAAATGGGAGTAAGAAATCTGGGGTCGCGAGTGTCCTTACGAGCTGAAGTATCCTGATGGCGGCGATCCACACCGGCATGGCCGGAACGTGAGACCTATTCCTCCCATCCTTGGGCCAAATGTTGTTTGTCAAGAAAgccatggacgacgaggtgggGAATTCGGACCCCTTGGGTTCGGGGATGGGAGACCTCGTCGGCTGAGCCGGTGCCTCGCGAGGAGACGGGGCGCTATCGAGCCGTCGTGATGATGTGTCGGGGCCAGCGGGCTGCAGGTTCACAAGCGGGATTGAGTTGGATTCGGCGGGGTCGGGGGGGACGGGGTCTCTCTCGGGAGAGGGATCGCGAGATcgtgtcgacgtcgtcgtgaTGGGAGTCGGTGGAACGGGGTGGTGTGGTCTGGGGAGCTGTGAAGCCGTCGTTGAGGAGGGCGCGAGGCGCGGTGCGATGCAACGCAGGGCGACGCGATGCGATACGGGAGGGTTCGGTGTCGATGTCGAAGATAGGACTCGGAGGGCGGTGCGGTTAATCGGTTCGCCGGTTCACGGTAGCGGTAAACGGAGAGTCGTCGTGTCGATGTTTTCTTTCGTCGATCGACGTCACAAAGGTTGGGACCCGGCagggagacggcggcggctcgggGGGGGTCGGGGCGCACTGAGAAGACAATGGGCGTGTTCCTTTTGCTCCTTTCGActtcctttctctttctccgT includes these proteins:
- a CDS encoding Integral membrane protein; this encodes MAFLTNNIWPKDGRNRSHVPAMPVWIAAIRILQLVLAIATLGITIFGLTTMQKATGYPFSWFAFAWTFSYLTWLGVAVMFIPIMYNCWVHLGLELLTVVFWLITMALLASHADDLDSLDAFIVTFGPKYEVYYKMNVEPFADGFVAATFAGTATSVVNFVLFVITISVFGRALHALRKANLEKAPSTTDSQKTIQAEGDKMIASPQMTSAVPTYIHWNSQYPPHHTHAYHYYGQPPYTQSPHSQTNPSPPNSVPPHGFQPAYFPSSQWPPQPPQQQPPPEGGVWPAQNYGMYQQQVPIASQHTGQSGSNMGSPQFPMVTPVAPTKSDLPGVYSPPPPGSAHPGQPPQQRPQPPPPAPGTMQSPVELNDGRGEENMPAELPNNPPRSPR